Proteins encoded within one genomic window of Aspergillus nidulans FGSC A4 chromosome VII:
- a CDS encoding RTA1 domain-containing protein (transcript_id=CADANIAT00009055), with the protein MAAAVLFTLLFIGTTGYHIFQMFKSRTWFFVPFVIGGISLLAASVYMFLGRIILILQAESHALLRRKWLTKIFVTGDVLSFLLQGAGGGIQSSGNLENMKTGEHIIVVGLFVQIFFFGFFIITASHFHWKIKKYPIPRSCTPDIPWSKHLHVLYLASFLIMVRSIFRLAEYLQGNNGYLLHHEIFLCTCYQAIRRVCWLFRAFLLRLSIFRAFPFLLAAKE; encoded by the exons ATGGCGGCCGCCGTGCTTTTCACACTCCTTTTCATCGGCACAACTGGGTATCATATTTTTCAGATGTTCAAGTCTCGCACGTGGTTTTTCGTTCCCTTTGTCATTGGGGGCATAT CCCTCTTAGCGGCATCGGTATACATGTTCCTTGGTCGCATTATCCTGATATTACAAGCGGAATCACATGCCTTACTGAGGAGGAAGTGGTTGACGAAAATTTTTGTTACGGGCGATGTGCTTTCATTCCTACTGCAAGGAGCCG GTGGTGGCATTCAGAGCAGTGGAAATCTAGAAAACATGAAGACCGGCGAGCACATCATAGTCGTCGGCCTCTTTGTTCAAATCTTTTTCTTCgggttcttcatcatcacagCAAGCCACTTTCACTGGAAGATCAAGAAATACCCAATCCCACGTTCCTGTACTCCGGACATCCCCTGGAGCAAACATCTGCATGTTCTATATTTGGCGAGTTTCCTGATCATGGTTCGCTCCATATTCCGACTGGCTGAATACCTTCAAGGAAACAACGGATACCTCTTGCATCATGAGATCTTCTT ATGCACATGCTACCAAGCCATACGAAGG GTCTGTTGGCTTTTTCGTGCTTTCCTTTTACGTTTGTCCATCTTTCgtgcctttcctttcctccttgccGCCAAGGAGTAA